From a single Mangifera indica cultivar Alphonso unplaced genomic scaffold, CATAS_Mindica_2.1 Un_0026, whole genome shotgun sequence genomic region:
- the LOC123206148 gene encoding uncharacterized protein LOC123206148, with translation MWHVCCPNPDPESDHVLLCRSLRRQAKRAKELKLRSSGAKKSLKEEALDNLKVLGSASVEAKSPPSPAQALLGGLTAGVISLILYEYTTIIEAALNHQTISDNISVWQITITIRTIINGLCYLLTFVFSINSIGVLLCSLQLTINSFTEDSGGKDTENKGEHISGSLNSTAESPTELNSSKENQSSVVSI, from the exons ATGTGGCATGTG tgCTGCCCAAACCCAGACCCAGAATCGGATCATGTCCTCCTCTGTCGCTCTCTTAGACGCCAAGCTAAGCGTGCTAAAGAACTG AAATTGAGGTCTTCTGGGGCAAAGAAATCATTGAAGGAGGAGGCATTAGATAACTTGAAAGTATTGGGATCAGCTTCAGTTGAAGCTAAGTCCCCACCTTCACCTGCCCAGGCATTGTTGGGTGGATTAACAGCTGGTGTTATTTCCCTCATTCTTTATGAGTACACCACAATTATTGAGGCAGCTCTCAATCACCAGACAATTTCAGATAATATCTCG gtGTGGCAGATAACAATAACCATAAG GACAATCATAAATGGATTGTGCTACCTTTTGACATTTGTTTTCAGCATCAACTCTATTGGTGTACTCCTTTGTAGCCTCCAGCTTACCATTAATTCCTTCACAGAAGATTCTGGTGGCAAAGATACTGAGAATAAAGGTGAACATATATCAGGCTCTCTGAATTCGACAGCTGAGAGTCCCACAGAATTAAATAGCAGCAAGGAGAATCAAAGTTCAG TTGTTAGCATATAA
- the LOC123206140 gene encoding stress response protein NST1-like — MDSQHRNNISSTTTAAPTATTSELFICFNSHLSSSSSMKITSKSILSPGRARDSSQISLSTSLSRRLRNSASIKGGQASPMFPASNGKKRGCSFENAEPSSPKVTCIGQVRVKTKKQGKKIRARSKSLREVSFRKPDQTASVNIDGGHFQDLGCDHGEMSHSHAFHQQECLPHRNQKWVHLPTTICEALRTFGAEFNCFLPCRSSCLAREKVERQRSDNVVGSTSSCGAVFARWLVAEKIELVVGEEEEDHHHHHHRHQEDDEEDEEHDTPRRSRRRHVFEDIVIEDEKFEDKNEILETVPPKNALLLMRCRSDPIKVAALANRFWECPPQDEAEDEENEGVKESRQDDDKNSRIKVEEEATLQRKEVIEEDQMIQNQIPDAKIVKEADLVLDTEEKEQQSREICQVEGDLQWQEQEEEKQVSNQPVISEEDEQSVEISDPENEEKENDCVLEEYEAEPALEDEVKEEVFDAIEESRSRLSCSSVASQHTQQEHEVGEELEEKEPLEKILPEETVEPEDPKMTQRPEAGQESKEKEGQKPQQNLLPDCLLLMMCEPKLSMEVSKETWVCDTDFIRWERKPPIQKVNKTDGCDETKRRISIDSKPPQLHHNNQPLMQPPRSSCSFPAAPPLPPIHGAASINSQIEKKLGEAKQPYEPFVLTRCKSEPLRSSAKFAPENCFWKNRELEPHVPGAVGVGAGGIGF, encoded by the coding sequence ATGGACTCCCAGCACCGCAACAACATCTCTAGTACAACAACTGCAGCACCTACAGCTACAACAAGTGAGCtcttcatttgttttaattCACACCTTTCCTCTTCTTCCTCCATGAAAATCACTTCTAAATCAATCTTGAGTCCTGGTCGCGCTAGAGATTCTTCACAAATCTCCCTGTCTACATCTCTCAGTCGGAGATTGAGAAACAGTGCGAGTATCAAAGGCGGTCAAGCTTCACCCATGTTCCCCGCTTCCAATGGCAAGAAGCGTGGCTGTTCTTTTGAGAACGCTGAACCTTCGTCTCCGAAAGTCACTTGCATCGGTCAGGTGAGAGTCAAAACCAAGAAACAAGGCAAGAAAATAAGAGCTAGATCCAAGAGTTTGAGAGAAGTCAGTTTTAGAAAACCAGACCAAACGGCTTCTGTTAATATTGATGGAGGTCATTTTCAAGATCTTGGTTGTGATCATGGAGAAATGAGCCACTCCCACGCTTTTCACCAGCAAGAATGCTTGCCTCATAGGAACCAAAAATGGGTTCATTTGCCTACGACGATATGCGAGGCGTTGAGGACATTTGGGGCTGAATTTAACTGCTTTTTACCGTGCAGATCTTCATGCTTGGCGAGAGAGAAGGTTGAGAGACAGAGAAGTGATAATGTAGTTGGGAGTACTAGCTCTTGTGGGGCGGTATTTGCTCGGTGGCTTGTGGCGGAGAAGATAGAGTTGGTGGttggagaggaagaagaagatcatcatcatcatcatcataggCATCaggaagatgatgaagaagacgAAGAGCATGATACGCCGCGGAGAAGTCGAAGAAGGCATGTGTTTGAAGATATTGTGATAGAAGACGAGAAGTTTGAGGATAAAAATGAGATCTTGGAGACTGTACCGCCAAAGAATGCTTTGTTGTTGATGAGGTGTAGATCAGATCCTATTAAAGTGGCGGCTCTCGCTAATCGGTTTTGGGAGTGCCCACCTCAAGATGAAgctgaagatgaagaaaatgaaggcGTCAAAGAGAGTCGCcaagatgatgataaaaattctAGAATAAAAGTGGAGGAAGAAGCAACGTTGCAAAGAAAGGAAGTTATTGAAGAGGATCAAATGATACAAAATCAAATCCCGGATGCAAAAATAGTGAAAGAAGCTGACTTGGTTTTGGATACAGAAGAAAAGGAACAACAGAGCCGAGAAATTTGTCAAGTTGAAGGAGATTTACAGTGgcaagaacaagaagaagagaaacaagTATCCAACCAGCCAGTAATATCCGAAGAAGATGAGCAAAGTGTTGAAATTTCAGATCcagagaatgaagaaaaagaaaatgattgtgTTCTTGAAGAATATGAAGCCGAACCAGCTCTAGAAGATGAAGTAAAAGAGGAAGTTTTTGATGCCATTGAAGAATCAAGATCCCGTCTTTCTTGTTCCTCTGTGGCGTCACAGCACACACAACAAGAACACGAAGTAGGTGAAGAGTTGGAAGAGAAAGAGCCATTAGAGAAGATCCTGCCAGAAGAAACAGTGGAACCCGAAGACCCGAAAATGACCCAAAGACCAGAAGCGGGTCAAGAGTCAAAGGAGAAAGAAGGTCAAAAGCCGCAACAGAATTTGTTGCCAGATTGTTTGCTGTTGATGATGTGTGAACCGAAGCTATCCATGGAGGTATCCAAGGAGACTTGGGTCTGCGATACGGACTTCATCAGATGGGAAAGAAAACCGCCGATTCAGAAAGTCAACAAAACCGACGGCTGTGATGAGACCAAGAGAAGAATCAGCATCGACTCTAAACCTCCACAGCTGCATCACAACAACCAACCGTTAATGCAGCCGCCCAGGTCTTCCTGCTCTTTCCCGGCGGCTCCTCCCTTGCCCCCGATCCACGGTGCGGCGTCAATAAATTCTCAGATAGAGAAGAAGCTGGGGGAAGCCAAGCAGCCTTACGAGCCGTTTGTTCTTACACGCTGCAAGTCGGAGCCGTTGAGGTCGTCGGCTAAGTTTGCTCCTGAGAATTGCTTTTGGAAGAATAGAGAGCTCGAGCCGCATGTGCCAGGCGCAGTCGGAGTCGGTGCGGGTGGAATCGGGTTTTAA
- the LOC123206149 gene encoding uncharacterized protein LOC123206149 has product MVWRKEYLDVALVPSGLLIMVCYHLYLLYRCLKFPEKTVIGYENHCRKAWVEKMVQIEATDRGFALGVINGTISASTFLASTSLALSSLIGAWNGSSSNNIFTNILIYGDTSSSIVTIKYISLNICFLLAFVCFLQCVRCFVHANFLISMPNTDIPVTYAQKAVIRGSIFWSIGLRAIYFATTLLMWIFGPIPMLAASVIMVIVLHILDSNSNPLHPFEPAKNPNPFKRIGEEVTTVARVLELHEMVPGNGSNTPDMISNNNHLQE; this is encoded by the exons atGGTTTGGAGGAAGGAATACCTGGATGTAGCCTTAGTCCCAAGTGGATTACTGATCATGGTTTGTTATCATCTCTACCTTCTCTACAGATGCCTGAAATTTCCTGAGAAGACAGTTATTGGTTATGAGAATCACTGCAGAAAAGCTTGGGTTGAAAAAATGGTACAG ATTGAGGCTACGGATAGAGGTTTTGCACTAGGAGTCATCAATGGTACAATTTCAGCATCAACTTTCCTGGCCTCGACATCTCTCGCTCTGAGCTCTCTGATTGGAGCATGGAACGGCAGCTCTTCAAATAACATCTTCACAAATATTCTTATCTATGGCGACACAAGCTCATCCATTGTTACTATCAAATATATCAGCCTTAATATTTGCTTCTTGTTGGCTTTCGTTTGTTTTCTTCAATGTGTAAGATGCTTTGTCCATGCAAATTTCCTTATCAGCATGCCAAACACAGATATTCCTGTGACGTATGCACAGAAGGCAGTGATAAGAGGAAGCATTTTCTGGTCAATTGGATTGCGAGCAATCTACTTTGCCACTACTTTGCTAATGTGGATTTTTGGTCCAATACCAATGTTGGCAGCTTCTGTAATTATGGTGATTGTTCTGCACATTCTTGACTCAAATTCTAATCCATTGCACCCGTTTGAACCTGCCAAGAATCCTAACCCATTCAAGAGGATTGGTGAGGAAGTTACTACAGTTGCAAGGGTTCTTGAACTCCATGAGATGGTGCCAGGTAATGGAAGCAACACTCCGGATATGATCAGCAATAATAATCACCTTCAAGAATGA